GTAAAGGCTGTAAAACCTGGCCGCATCTTTCCAGCCCGACCAACATATGctcattattcatttaatgTATTTCTCATTGGACGTTACTTAAGATAGGTACTTACAGTGAATGGAAATCATTGCTAACTTTGGTTCAAGAAAtctatcaattttcaatttatactcAGATTCATTGACGTTACATTGCAGAGTCGTACTACCAATGTACAGTTGACTACAGAAAAATCAAGTCCTGCTAAGAAAGTAGTACCTGTCAAAGCAGAggctgttaaaaaaaatgcttcAAAAAGTGAAGAGGTAGGCAGGGAACTCAAGGAGCGCAAACATGAAGACAACAAGCCAGTTGTTGCTAGGAAAGAAAAGGCTGTCAACACTTTAAAATctggaaaagaaaacaagGGAGAGTTAGTaaagaatcgaaaaaatttaaagaatcTTTCTCAGGAAAAGCCAGTTGACTTTGATGATGGTACGTATCTATCATTTACGTTAAAACAATATGATAATCAGGTAGAATATGTATAAACTGACGGTAGGAATAAGGGAAAaagctttttatttttgggaATTACAGGAAATTGGGAACCGGTTTCGAGAAAGGAcaaaaagaacaagaaaaaagatgaagatACCCCAtccaagaaaattaaaaaggaaggaaaaaaggcTGCAGAGCTGATTACCAACGTAActaaaaaggaaaaggaacaGCCGGAAATTAAAGATAAAGTGGCCAAGGATACAGAAAATAAAGaactaaaagaaaaagataagcAAGAAGTTGTTCTTATACCAGTTACTGATGTTGAACCAGCGATTGAAACTCACGAAAACAAAGAGAAAGCCGATGAGTTAGAAAAGGTGAGAATTAGTGAGATAATTTAACGGCTGCCTAAAGGAAAGTGGAATAACTCGTTATTTCTATCATTATCAGCATTTGAAAAGTCGTTTATACATAGTAtgcaaataataatcaataagaAATAAGGGCATTATGTCAGGATCCAAAGGTTAAAACAGAGATAACATTATTGCTATCCTCACATTATTGACGCAGATTAAACATTCTTCAGAACAATCGCTTTGCAAGTCAGCAATATCAATCAGATGCAATGTAGGGAGTTTCTTGTTATCCAATGGTGTAATTTCAATCTGATTAATCCAGACATTTCTACATGATTATATATAGATAATTAATGTGCATACAAACTTGTTGATATATTGCTGGTGATATAGATTGAGAAGCCGAAGAAGCCCGAGAAACTCGAAAAAGTACAGAAATCAGAAAAGATAGAGAAATCTGAGAAgcctgaagaaaaaaagagtagTAGTAAGGCTAAAAAGGTAAAGAAGGATATTGGGAATGAAAACGCACTATCAGCTGATGTATCCTCTTCtgaaaaaccagaaaaaattatagaaaaattagaaCAAGAAAAGAAGACAAAAACTGAAACAGCAGAGGAAAagaaggttgaaaaaattgaagaaaacaacaaaGTGGTTTTTGACGAGTTGGGAGGTAAGGactgaaattaaaattaatacaaacTTTTCTGTATTACATTAAATCAGTACGGCTCTTCCTACTGCCTGAAGTATTTACTAATAGGTTAATGTATtggtacaattttttgtataGATGTGTGGACTGAGGCCAAGCCACAAAAGAAAAGCAAGAAGAAGGCTCGTAAGGACAACTGAGAAGAACAGGGCCAAAGTATAACAGCATTCTCTATAGCAAAATTAACAATGAGAGCTGTTGCACAGCCGTGTTATTAGGTTGGAATGAGCAGGTGTGTCAATTGATCTAATCGTGAATCACCTGCCTAAATCCTCCGCTCCACTGTACAAAGAACATTGGTTTGACTCATTTCTGTGGCGTCCATATGTCCCATTGTAGGACTCACTGCATCACCATCAAGTTGgaaatcaacatttttttaaatatacttTCTTATCCATCAATAGCACATCATAAAGCATCATTTTCAATATCTAATTATGGTGAGTTTGAAGTAATTGTTTCAGTAGTATCAAGTTAACAAAACTCTCACTCAGCATGGAATGCTTTGACTGTacaattcatttgtttatGGTAACAAACATTTACGTGAAGTACATAACTTTGGAGTATATAGAGAAATTGGTAGCttttattacatttaaaaGCTTGCAAGAGTCTCGTTTGCATTGGTTACCTGCAAAGTTAAACATTAAatgcaattatttattattgcaaaaaaaaaaaccttgaacTGTCTGTCGATAGGCAGTTAGAATCAGTCGTCCCTGTTTAAAAATGAGCGGAGTGTCCAACTTGCCTTGATTGTTGTTGAGCTTAGATCTCATCGTGGAACAAGACTTACGTAGCTTTGTTCTCAGCCAAATATTTCCAGAATTCAATATATTGGGCGTGTAGAAACTGTCAATCTGAAATGGGATGAAATTGTGAAATGCTGATCGCATTTTGGATATATAAAACTGAGGTAATTTCAAGATTTGAGCTGTTTCTGAACAGAGTGTCCGACTGTAAAATCAAAATCAGCTGGCAACTACCTGTTGTATCTCGTGATTGTCGGCAAAATAAATTACATAGTTAATTTACGTATTTAATTACCAAACGTTACATTATCGcccatttatttttttgtgtaaTGGATATTTAGTTTAAATATTTGGCTGTTAACAAGCtgtatacataaaataatatatgaactttatacataaataaagaCACGTGTGTTTGTGTGCATGCGTATTCTTGTGTGTATGCGTGAGTGTGACGTTACATAATTGAGATGTGTACACGTGTAGGCTGGCTTTGGCAATAACTACTTTGCACGGTGTCTTACCTCCTTTTCTTGCTTTATGTTGAGTGCTGCAACTTATATTTTGTCATACATAGtaagaaaaagacaaaaaattaaaaaaagaatataagGAAAAATCGTAGAAGCTGATCCTGAAATACCTGCAAAAGCATAATGATGTatgtaattcaaaaaattcgcACGGAAGTGTGTAAGCTAGaattattttatgataaagCAAACGATTCCGTATGCGTGTAATGAAATGGtgatatattttaaaaaatgataaatgtGAAGACAGTGCAACAATGTGATAACTGTACTTGATACCTGAAGCTCGTTACTTGAACATCctccaaaaatatttaattcaaaaaatattacttttaatgaaaaaatacattcaacACATTTGCTGCGCTAGATTCTATACTGTTTGTCAATGTATCATAGAGTGTATAATGATTCCTGGTGTAGCAAATGtgttaattgtaatttttttaatttttgcctcagatatatttgataattcgaacttgatacatgaaaaagaaaatgttgaaacgtTGAAGCTGTAGCTTTAAATGACACTATGtacataatacatattatatgtgACTGTCGGTGTTCAATGTTTATACAGTATTTACATTCAAACTAAATTTGCCAAGTTGATTCCAACAGCTATTCTTGTTTATGTgccaaaaaattaaaacattcaaTTCCATCTCGTTCATTATTTCAGAGTAAAATTATGATTCTATTAAAATTGTTACACAACTACGAATTGCAGCTTTTTGAAACGGCTATAGCCAGCATTCctgatatttttgtaaatgCTAGTCCACAAAATTGCGTATAATGCATATAGATTCTGTTTTACGGTACATTGTAATGATTTTATAAAGATGGGCCTACGGCACAGTTGAGATTTGTATATTGTTATcactgttgttgttattattattattattattactacttttattattattactaatatattatagatatcatattttgaatattaaatttgtacatacaataatataatacttgTGACAAAATTACGTACATTCACAGCAAAAATGAACTTATTTATCAGGAGAAATGTGTAATCTTTTAGATGTTTGAATCACGATAAAACTTAAATGCTTAATCTAAATACTTTCACTTTTTTGATATCCActgctttgaaaaaaaatatatattcttaCGAATATTCACGAGCTgattgcagattttttttatatgttgagattatcaaatattaaatatattcgTCGTCTTTTTGGTTTATCTTGTGGCCTTTAGTTGTTACAAACACTTAACGCCACAACATAATTGACTACTGAGTCTATGATATGCTATTTCAACTGAATATGTGTAGTGTTTGTTTCTAGATGtaatttatgaataatatttgtataaatgTGGCATTATATTAGTTATGGAAATGCAGCTCTGGAAATGCATTGGTAATCGGAATCTGTTCCGCAATACCTTgatagaatgaaaattcaatttggtACCCACATGAATTAAGTTTTGTTGAGATAGATCGATAACCCTCGAAAATGTgtctattttatttctgtgaAAAATACCCTGAtcttttgtaattattatataactGAAATCAAGGAATCAGACCTGACCAGTCAATTTTTGGTCACTTTAAGAAAGGAAAGGCTACAGTAATATTTTAATATGTATTACTCCTAAATACGACCAACTATGTCTGTCAAGCTGCTGTCCATAGTCTTCCATTCCAACTAGCAAGCATAGCAACAACTATTTGTATGTGTGTTAAATGTAGTGCTATTTATGTCCTGCTTATAATACAAATATGTATCGTTAATAATATCTGATATAAGAGTCCACAAGGTAAAGTGGATAGTAAGAAGCAAAGAACGATGCTAATAACATTTTGTATCGTTGCAATCACCAGTTGTAGTTATACGGCCATATACTCGTTATGTTCGACACCGATACTCAAACGTAGATGATGTTAATAACGTTTTGTTAACCGGTCTGTCCAAAAATAGGAGGGCTCCTGTATCACTTTATACTTGCAAACCAGTAACTGCAAGATATGTGAGTGAATATGAGAACTTTTCAATGATAATACATGTATTTCAAATTCCCTCTAATGTAAAATTATTGGCGTAGCATACGATGCTTAGTTATTGTAAGAGAAATTCAGATGTAAATTAGTTTTTCCTGAAAAACTCTAATTGTTTGGGTTTTTTTGAATATGCACCTACACCAGATATAATCTGAATGAATGGGTACTGATACACAATgggtatatttatatctttaattggggaaaaaatatagaagaataaataatagGCACTAAATAGTGTCAGGGTCAAAATGAAATCAAGTTTTGGATTGTGAAAATCTTGTGAATTCAAAGAAATGGAATAAATCTATATTTTTCCAGCATTTGTGTAATAGCATTATATTCATTCAACAActctacaatttttaaattggtTTTGATATTCTCATCCTCGACTATGatagattaattttttttttgttttccagaTAATAAGCTGAAAAGAATCAGCGCAATTCGGATTTATATGCAGAGCATActaatgaaatatatttatttcacacCACTGTGTACAatgtgtgaattttttgctCCGTCATTGGCTTGTAactgatttatta
The sequence above is drawn from the Neodiprion pinetum isolate iyNeoPine1 chromosome 2, iyNeoPine1.2, whole genome shotgun sequence genome and encodes:
- the LOC124212955 gene encoding nucleolar protein 58, which codes for MDVDALLQHSQYAIPIGIVLACAILVFVFGFKNAEQPPFAQLTSGSDVDRKPAGKKRNKIKEKSRTTNVQLTTEKSSPAKKVVPVKAEAVKKNASKSEEVGRELKERKHEDNKPVVARKEKAVNTLKSGKENKGELVKNRKNLKNLSQEKPVDFDDGNWEPVSRKDKKNKKKDEDTPSKKIKKEGKKAAELITNVTKKEKEQPEIKDKVAKDTENKELKEKDKQEVVLIPVTDVEPAIETHENKEKADELEKIEKPKKPEKLEKVQKSEKIEKSEKPEEKKSSSKAKKVKKDIGNENALSADVSSSEKPEKIIEKLEQEKKTKTETAEEKKVEKIEENNKVVFDELGDVWTEAKPQKKSKKKARKDN